The proteins below are encoded in one region of Coffea arabica cultivar ET-39 chromosome 4c, Coffea Arabica ET-39 HiFi, whole genome shotgun sequence:
- the LOC113738660 gene encoding WRKY transcription factor 72A-like has product MDMEAAPRKSVHGGSSVKKEDQEKKAESSGDEDCCTEEGFLKAGNGKGGQDDKIHQSSPNRQDFTSKIQGFFMPKMEMTSSEFNSNVSSSAQAGQADLLKSTKAEMGEVMEENQRLRMCLDRAMKDYRALQMQFNDMVQQEPNKSAEPNKSSSTITTHQETEEPELVSLSLGMSSSDGKKDDHFSGKNQGKEKVDKDGDHDKKVLALGLDCKFELPKDQENEPSPNPSLEASSGEVKEEEGGEKWPPQKSLKNVVRSEEDEVSQQNPAKRARVSVRVRCDTPTMNDGCQWRKYGQKIAKGNPCPRAYYRCTVAPNCPVRKQVQRCAEDMSILITTYEGTHNHPLPVSATAMASTTSAAASMLMSGSTTSTSGLLPPSNFASANLNGLNFFLSDNSKPKPFYLPNSSLSSSPSFPTITLDLTTSSNASSNLTKLGSFPPRSYSATRDLNFSSLESNALPLSWSNGVLSYGPPQAQPYNKNQSISSLNFGRQPQETLYQSYSQKNHPILNSSAQQSLPAETIAAATKAITSDPSFQSALAAALTSIIGSGTGGTTGAPVSQTSADKSGQNLKLNDQSFPILSSFPSSTSTVNKCAPTFLNSSKPPSSANSQPGSLMFLSPSLSFPTPSNKSTSPGDNRDRIS; this is encoded by the exons GCTGGAAATGGAAAAGGAGGTCAGGATGATAAAATACACCAATCTTCACCTAATCGACAGGATTTTACAAGTAAAATACAG GGCTTTTTCATGCCTAAGATGGAAATGACATCCTCAGAGTTCAACTCCAATGTATCTTCTTCAGCCCAAGCGGGACAG GCTGATCTTCTTAAATCAACAAAAGCTGAAATGGGAGAAGTGATGGAAGAAAATCAAAGGCTGAGAATGTGCTTAGATCGAGCAATGAAGGACTATCGAGCCCTTCAGATGCAGTTCAATGATATGGTTCAGCAGGAACCTAATAAATCTGCTGAACCTAATAAATCTAGTAGCACAATAACCACTCATCAAGAAACTGAAGAACCTGAACTCGTCTCCCTAAGTCTTGGAATGAGTTCAAGTGATGGGAAGAAAGATGATCATTTTTCCGGCAAAAACCAAGGGAAAGAAAAGGTCGATAAGGACGGTGACCATGATAAAAAGGTGTTGGCACTTGGATTGGACTGCAAGTTTGAGTTGCCAAAAGATCAAGAGAATGAGCCTTCACCTAATCCCAGCCTGGAGGCTAGCTCAGGAGAAGTGAAGGAAGAAGAAGGTGGGGAAAAATGGCCACCACAGAAAAGTCTCAAGAATGTAGTGAGAAGCGAAGAAGATGAGGTTTCCCAGCAAAACCCTGCCAAAAGAGCTAGGGTTTCTGTGAGAGTCCGATGTGACACCCCAACG ATGAACGATGGATGTCAGTGGAGGAAATATGGACAGAAGATCGCAAAAGGGAATCCATGTCCTCGAGCATATTATCGTTGCACTGTTGCACCCAACTGCCCTGTGAGAAAGCAG GTGCAAAGATGTGCTGAGGACATGTCCATTTTGATAACCACATATGAAGGAACGCACAACCATCCACTTCCTGTCTCAGCCACAGCAATGGCTTCCACCACTTCGGCTGCCGCTTCCATGCTAATGTCTGGTTCCACAACCTCCACTTCAGGCCTTCTACCTCCGTCAAATTTCGCCTCGGCTAATCTCAATGGACTAAACTTTTTCCTCTCGGATAATTCGAAACCAAAGCCATTTTACCTGCCAAATTCTTCACTCTCGTCTTCACCTTCATTCCCAACAATCACACTAGACCTCACCACAAGCTCAAACGCTTCTTCCAATCTAACCAAACTAGGTAGTTTTCCTCCTAGATCATATTCTGCAACACGAGATCTCAACTTCAGCTCTCTTGAATCCAATGCATTGCCTCTCTCATGGAGCAATGGAGTCCTTAGCTATGGACCCCCCCAAGCTCAACCCTACAATAAAAACCAAAGTATTAGTTCCCTGAACTTTGGAAGACAGCCACAAGAAACCCTTTACCAGTCTTATTCACAAAAGAATCATCCTATATTGAACTCTTCTGCACAGCAATCTCTGCCAGCAGAAACCATTGCAGCTGCAACTAAAGCAATCACATCAGACCCTAGCTTCCAATCGGCATTAGCCGCTGCTCTCACATCCATCATCGGCTCCGGTACTGGTGGCACAACTGGAGCTCCAGTTAGCCAAACTTCAGCAgataaatccggccagaattTGAAGCTGAATGATCAATCATTTCCTATTCTTTCTAGCTTCCCATCATCCACTTCAACCGTGAACAAATGTGCTCCAACCTTTCTCAATTCTTCCAAGCCACCATCTTCAGCGAATTCTCAGCCCGGAAGCTTGATGTTCTTATCACCTTCATTGTCGTTCCCTACTCCTAGCAATAAATCTACATCTCCAGGAGACAACAGGGACCGTATAAGTTAA